In Eupeodes corollae chromosome 3, idEupCoro1.1, whole genome shotgun sequence, a single genomic region encodes these proteins:
- the LOC129952611 gene encoding uncharacterized protein LOC129952611 isoform X7, with protein MQQMGIAPGQPVMAGQVPTVATNPYLTGIPANTYSPYFGPGHLVPTILGPDPSAVASQLGPVVSQAVPVTQQKIPRSDRLEVCREFMRSACKRAESECRFAHPQDSVTTHEDGSVTVCMDAVKGRCARDPCRYFHPPLHLQAQIKAAQSRATANAPVSAATQTHPIPTPGSAHPPNAVAIGHPLEVGKKRAAENDMFQLMDVKTVGSFYYENFAFSGMVPFKRPAGEKSGIPVYQPGATTYQQLMQLQQPFVPVSCEYQSQNPSATTAIPQPQTSTTANPIIANNNTNNHSMINNNNFILNNLNHLKNNNKISQVNLNTVHNSMASNGMLSINNLNNNAVIVPSSTNTIAIAATKISNSNNNNVYSLNNNNIGSNNSGSPLVNNNLTNKTLLDSISTGSTPTTQIQSSSHNTLTPSYSSSSPSVSTVAVLTTADSALTNPANVSASLSSSSSSISTQMLISAPQLNTDIQIASGDETEDFKEEVHSENTTNTTSSSNDTVANDSASIITPSLPSSMISSNPTTTHNITTTTTFQGSPETQLKTSLLKYEQANSNLGITSTTSSADVLFSAPSTPSISYSTSTQSRLYTAPHSYANVMVSHHGYTPVSSSATSAVPIAYSTAPSAYNYTSYPTQSYASQPYQAQCYPTNSYYADAATIAKEVAQKNYANAVKMAAASNALSGKPLTAAINYTGLPLNKTYVAQNPGAAVAFNHHQQQQHAVAAAAAQAAQVAGLRISSHNVGSTLGTVPVSTPSLLPRPPTGYLPASQMMRAQPMSMATAATTNPYAAAAAAAANQQYLQQQQQHFFYPGMMAGYPYPIAASGVPGLTTTGGMPAMPTQMQAAQMAQMNQAAAAAAQANAQGSAVVLNPYKKMKTS; from the exons ATGCAACAAATGGGAATTGCACCTGGACAGCCAGTTATGGCTGGACAAGTTCCAACAGTG GCAACAAATCCTTACTTAACTGGTATTCCAGCAAACACGTACAGTCCATACTTTGGTCCCGGACACCTAGTGCCTACAATATTAGGACCAGATCCGTCAGCAGTTGCATCCCAATTAGGTCCAGTTGTATCACAAGCAGTTCCTGTTACACAGCAAAAAATTCCTCGATCCGATCGATTAGAG gTTTGTCGCGAATTTATGCGTAGTGCCTGTAAGCGAGCCGAATCAGAATGCCGTTTCGCACACCCTCAGGACAGCGTAACCACACATGAAGACGGTTCTGTCACGGTATGCATGGATGCCGTGAAAGGTAGATGCGCTCGTGATCCTTGCCGCTACTTCCACCCCCCTTTGCACCTGCAGGCACAAATAAAAGCAGCGCAATCTCGGGCTACTGCG AACGCACCTGTTTCTGCTGCTACTCAGACACATCCCATCCCAACGCCTGGGTCTGCACATCCACCAAATGCTGTTGCCATTGGCCATCCACTGGAAGTGGGCAAGAAACGCGCAGCTGAAAATGATATGTTTCAACTG ATGGATGTAAAAACGGTTGGTTCATTTTACtatgaaaatttt GCATTCTCTGGAATGGTTCCCTTTAAACGGCCTGCTGGTGAAAAGTCGGGAATACCCGTGTATCAGCCTGGTGCAACAACCTATCAACAACTAATGCAACTGCAACAACCATTCGTACCAGTGTCATGTGAGTACCAAAGTCAAAATCCTTCAGCTACAACTGCAATTCCACAACCACAAACATCCACCACGGCAAATCCAATTATCGCTAATAATAATACCAATAATCATTCAATGATAAATAACaacaactttattttgaataatttaaatcatttgaaaaacaacaataagATAAGTCAAGTAAATTTGAATACTGTTCATAATAGTATGGCTAGTAACGGTATGTTGAGTATTAATAACTTAAACAATAATGCAGTAATTGTACCATCGTCAACAAATACTATAGCTATAGCGGCAACAAAAAttagtaatagtaataataataacgtGTATTctctaaataacaataatattggTAGCAACAATAGTGGTTCTCCTTTagtaaataacaatttaactaACAAAACACTTTTAGATTCAATATCAACTGGTAGCACACCTACAACACAAATCCAATCATCTTCTCATAACACACTTACTCCTTCATATTCATCCTCTTCCCCTTCAGTATCCACAGTAGCAGTACTTACAACCGCTGATTCAGCATTGACAAACCCTGCCAATGTTTCGGCTTCATTATCGTCATCATCAAGTAGCATATCTACCCAAATGTTGATTAGCGCACCACAGTTGAATACAGATATACAAATAGCCAGTGGTGACGAAACAGAGGATTTTAAAGAGGAAGTCCATAGTGAAAATACTACCAATACAACGAGTAGTTCCAATGACACAGTAGCTAATGATTCTGCTTCTATAATAACTCCTTCATTGCCTAGCTCAATGATAAGTAGCAACCCTACAACTACACATAACATAACTACAACTACCACTTTTCAAGGTAGCCCAGAAACTCAGTTGAAAACCAGTTTGTTAAAATATGAACAAGCCAATAGCAATTTGGGTATAACTTCAACAACTTCTTCAgctgatgttttattttcagctcCATCTACCCCTAGTATTTCATATTCGACAAGTACTCAAAGTAGATTGTATACGGCACCGCATTCATATGCAAATGTTATGGTTTCACACCACGGATATACCCCTGTTTCTTCAAGTGCTACGTCAGCCGTACCTATTGCATATTCAACAGCACCTTCAGCTTATAACTACACTTCCTACCCTACACAGTCTTATGCTTCTCAGCCCTATCAAGCTCAGTGTTATCCAACAAACAGTTATTATGCTGATGCTGCAACTATTGCTAAGGAAGTTGCTCAAAAGAATTATGCGAACGCTGTTAAAATGGCTGCTGCTTCAAATGCTCTTTCGGGAAAACCTTTAACGGCAGCTATTAATTATACAGGACTTCCTCTAAACAAGACTTATGTAGCCCAAAACCCGGGAGCTGCCGTTGCTTTTAACCATCACCAACAACAGCAGCACGCTGTTGCTGCCGCAGCAGCTCAAGCTGCACAGGTAGCTGGACTTCGCATCAGTTCTCATAACGTTGGGAGTACCTTAGGCACTGTCCCAGTGTCAACACCAAGCTTGCTTCCTAGACCACCAACTGGTTATTTACCAGCGTCGCAAATGATGCGAGCTCAACCTATGTCAATGGCTACAGCAGCCACCACAAACCCATATGCAGCTGCAGCAGCCGCAGCTGCAAATCAACAATACttacagcagcaacagcaacactTTTTCTATCCGGGCATGATGGCTGGATACCCTTACCCAATAGCAGCATCTGGTGTACCCGGTTTGACAACTACCGGTGGAATGCCTGCTATGCCAACCCAAATGCAGGCTGCGCAAATGGCACAAATGAATCAAGCAGCTGCAGCAGCTGCTCAAGCAAATGCTCAAGGCAGTGCAGTTGTATTGAATCCATACAAGAAAATGAAAACGTCCTAA